CGCTTCGAACTGGCAAAGCCAGATTCGTCGCTTATTGTGTTCATCCTTCGAATACTACCTTGGTTTCACCGAATTCAACGGCGTCACCGCGCTTTAAGAGACGTGATTCTACCTCTTCGCCGTTCACATATGTACCGTTTTTGCTGACAAGATCAAGAATTCCAACACCCGACTCCCCAAAGAAAAGCATTGCATGAAGCCTTGATATCGAGACGTCGTCAAGTATGACATCGGACGTCCTTTTGAAAGAACCGGTCTCGTTGGATGTGTCCTTTGGGTCTTTGAACTGTCTTGATACGTAGTGTTGAATGAGCCCCTTGGTCCCTTCATCCAGAGAAAGAGAAACATCAACGTTGAACATTGCCGTCTTGTTGGGGTCGTTGATCGCCCTTCCCAAGACCTTGCACGTGGAGCGCTCAAGATGAAAACTAAGCCCTTTATTGGGGCCGGCAACCACATTAAAGGTGGCAACGTTGGCCGTCGAGCCCGAAGTTGAACCAAGACCTGCGGGCTTGCTCCCACCTTTGAGGCCGGACGCTTCATCTATTAACATAACCGGGATACCGTCTCTTACCGAGTACTTCAATTGACATACCTTACAGGCAAGGGCGGCCCCTCCCTCAACGGACACAAGGCTGCCCTTGCACTGCGGGCAAACTAAGATCTCTAATAATTTTCGGTCGGACATTATAACTATTTTGTCTTTGGAGCGGCCGGCATCTGCGCACTCATGCTCTTTATAATAGAATCTTTCTTCCCCTTATCCATTCCGTTGTATTCCCTGATGACCCTTGACGTAAGATCGGCGTCGGCCGGAGAATAAAGGACCACCTGCTGTGATTTTTCCAGGATCATCGTGTAATGCTCTTTCTGACCGATGTCGTCCACTATCTTGTAGATCACGGCCAGGATACCGGATGTAAGCTTGGCCTCTTTCATGCCAAGATCTTCTTTATAAGTGGCCAGTTTTTGCTGGAGTTCCATGAACTTTTTACGATAATTTTCTTCTTTTTCCTTCAACGCATCGGCCGAAAGAATGAGCCTCTGCTTATCGAGATCAGTCTTCATTGCCTGAAGCTCGTTCTGGACGGCATCTAACTGTTTTTGCTTTTGGTCGAACTCGCTCTTGAGCGATGCCTTTGCCTTTTTGCCTTCCTCAACCTCGTTAAGGGCGCGCTGGAAATCGACATAGCCGAACTTCGATGCGGGTGCATCGGCTGCACGAACAACCTTGGCGGCCAATACCACCATTAAAGCGACCATAACTACCGCTACTGCTTTTTTCATACTTGTTCTCCTATTCTGATGGGGGAACGGCCGTCGAGAACGCTCGACGCCCCCCAATCCCCTCGGCTCACCACCGGCAAAGCCGGATGTCTCGCCGCTTAACTCTCATTTTAAATTTTACCATTCTGAACCGCTTTTGAACCATCTTCTTATCAAAATAGCGAGCCAATTGTAAAGTTAAATACTACAGGGTCCTCACCCGGCTGTCTTGAGAACGGAATACCCCATTCAAAGCGTAAAGGGCCAATTGGAGAGTTCCAGCGAAGTCCCAAACCCCAATCTGTGCGGATGTTCGTCAGGGAATAATTCTGTTGCTCGGCAAAGGCGTTACCCGCATCGAGGAAAAAGACCCATCTTATGCCGGCCGGCATATATATGGGGAACTCAAGCTCTCCGTTGAAAAGCAGGAGTTTGTTTCCACCATAAACGAATTCGCTGTCGGTGCCCGAGGGTGAGCTTGGTATCTGCAATTTAGGGCCTATTGACCTCGGCATGAATCCGCGCAATGAATAGACACCGCCGGTGAAATAACGTTCAAACAGAGGGACCGGACCGTTGTTGAGGCTCTCAACATAGCCTATCTTGGCATTGGCCTTTGCAACGATCCCCCAGAATAGCGGATAATAGAACCTTGAGTTGCCGCTGATACGATAGAAGTCGTTGTCTCCGCCCAGCTTGCTTCCGGAGACCTCGCTCTCGATCATGTGATACATACCCTTGGTCGGGAAAATCCTGTTGTCACGCGTATCTCTGGCAACGGTCAGGATAGCCTCCGAGGTAACGCCGCTCGCATCCTCTTTAAAGAATGCCGGAACGATGTAACTGAAATCATCGACCCTTACGCTTTCAAGCTGATATCCAAGGCTGACGGACGAATGTTCGAATATCCTGTGACCGATAGAGAATGAACCGCCGTAGGACTTTCTGGCGAAATCGTCGTATCTGTAAAGTGTTCGATAAACGCTTGCAGAGAGCATCCACTGCGTGTCCAGAAAATATGGGTCGCGGTAATCCAGCATGAACTGCTGACGTTTTCCCGAAAGTTCCGCAGAGAGCTGGCCGCCGATACCGTAGCCGAAAAAGTTCTCCTTGGCGATGGATGCCGATATGATGAAATTCTCTGCGGTCGAGAATCCGGCGCCAACGTTGAAAGTTCCGGTCGGCTTTTCTTTAACCGTGATATTAAGGACCAGTTTATCATCTGTGCTACCGCGCGGGGTCGCAAAGTTGACCTCTTCAAAGAAGCCGAGTTGCTGAAGACGCTGTTTGCTCTCCTCTATGAGGCGCGTATTGTATATGTCGCTCTCTTTAACGAGCATCTCGCGTCTTATTACCTTGTCGCGGGTGGTCGTGTTACCGTTTATATTGATCCTTTCGACCATTATCCGGTTCCCCTTCTCTATCCTGAAGATAAGAGGGGTTGTGAGGGTCTCGTCGTTGGGATCGGTATCGGGGCGGACGTTGACGAATGCATAACCGGACTCGCCGTAGAAGCTGATGAGCTTCATCATATCCTCCTCGACCGTCCGCTGGTTGTAGACCGTGCCCTTCTCTACGGAGAGGATGGATTTTAGCTGTTCCGGCGTGGTAAGAACATCTCCCTCAACCTGTATATCGTCTATCTTGTACTGCTTCCCCTCTTCCACGTAGAAGGTGATGAATATGTAACGCCTGTCCTTGCTGATGGCCACCTTGGGGCTATCGACCTTTATCTTTATATAACCGTTCTGCAGGTAGAAGAACGTGAGCATCATCACATCCTGCTCGAGCTGATCTTCCTTATATTTACCGCCCCCCGTCATCCATGAGAGGGACGTTTTTTCCTTGGTCTTTATCTTGCCTCTTAGCTCTTTATCTCTATACGCGTGATTACCTATGAACTCCACCTTGCGAACTATCGCCTGATCGTGTTCATTGATATCGAAGGTGAGCTCGGCTTCGTTGCCTTGCGTAGGCGTGATACGATAATCGATATTTACAAGATAGTAGTTCTTTTTGGCATAGGCCTCGCGCATCTTGGTGATAGATTCCGCCAGATCCTTTCCATTGAGAGGCCTGTAGTTCCTTATAGTCACTTCTTTTTCAAGGTCGTCGTTCTTGAGCTTTTTGTTACCCTTGAAATCCACCTTTGTAATGATGGGCTTTTCAACAACGATTATCGTAAGAACAATTCCGCCGCCCATATCCGATCTATCAATGATAATATCCCTGAACTGGCCAAGCGCCCAAAGGGACTTTACATCTTCCTGAAGTCTGTCTCTGGAATATTGCATCCCCCTTTTGGTCTTGATGGTCGCAAGAATGGTTTCTGGGGTGACGGAAAAGTTGCCTTTTACATTGATAGCCGTGACCGTACCTGCAGCGAACGCCGTACCAACGGTCACGTTCAAAAATAAGAATGCAAAGGCAAAGGTTAAAATTAAATGTTTTATGTCACGCCGCATGTAAAGTTCCATTTCTGAGTTCAAACTTCTTGGGGATTCGTTTTAACAGATCGGGATTATGCGTCACCATTATGATGCCCGTTTTCATCCCACGATTCAATGCCTCAAGACAAGAAAATACTTTAATTCCGGTCTCTTCATCCAGATTACCGGTAGGTTCATCCGCAAGAATGAATTCCGGCCTCATAACGATGGCCCGCGCAACGGCAACTCGCTGTTGCTCGCCGCCGGAGAGCTGGTTAGGCCTGTGCTTAACACGCCCTTCCATGCCGACATGGCCTATGGCTTCGCTTGCAAGTTCTAGGGCCTTCTTTTTTGAAATGCCGGCGATAAGACACGGCAACATGACATTTTCAAGCGCCGTGAACTCAGGAAGCAGATGATAGAACTGAAAGACGAAACCTATCTTTTTATTGCGAAACGCCGCCAGTTCTTTGTTCCCCTTTGAATAGATATTTTCGTTATTGAAATAGACCTTGCCGTCCGTAGGTTTGTCGAGGCCTCCGAGCATGTGGAGAAGGGTCGACTTTCCGGCGCCGGAAGCGCCGAACACCCCGACAAATTCGCCCGCCTCGCAAAGAAAATCAAGACCGTTAAGAACGGCTACGCTTTTGCCGCCTTCATCGTATTTTTTTGACAGTCCGGCCGTTCTAAACATAATGGTCAGGTCCTCAATCCTTCTATTAAGTTCAACCTTGTTATTCCTGTTGAGGCGATGAGAGATACCACAAAAGAGACCGCAACTGTCGCCGCAACTATGATCCCGACAACGGGAAATTCGAGCTTTACGGGAAGGCTTGAAAGGAAATATATCTCCGGCTCTATATGAATGATCTTAAAACTACCTATGAGCCAAGTTAAAAAGCCCCCAATAAAGACCCCCAATAAAGACCCAACGCTTCCTAGCACAACTCCATGAAAAGTAAATAGAACTCTTATAAAAGAGCGCCTCATTCCAAGTGCCGACATGGTCGAAATATCCTTCACCTTGTAGATTATTCGCAGAACAAGGGTGCCGATGATGTTGAACATCCCCACAAGGACTAAGGTACCGACTATTATGGCGAACATTATCTTTTCAAGTCTCACCGCTTCAAAGATCGGCTTGTTCATCGACTCCCACGTTGTGAAAGAGTATGGATATGGAAACTCTTCTTCAAGAAGGTCTGCCATGACCTTTGCGTCGCCGGGATCGCCAAGCTTTATCTCAACACCTGTCGCCTCGTCGGCCATGTCGAAGAGTTTTTGGACCTCGAACATCGGCATAAACGCGAACTGGGAGTCATAGTCATAAAGACCCGATTCGAAGGTACCGCCCACCTCAACCTTTTCAAACCTGTTCTTGCCGGTTAGAAGATTTATAGCGGAAGGATCTTTGATGTGAAGTTTTTCAGCAAGGGCCCTGCCAAGCATTATAGCGTTTGGTCGTTCACGCGGAGGGGCGTTCGAACCTATCTCTTCAAGTTTGAGGTTGGAGGTCTTTGAAAGCCTCTCGATATCCAACCCCTTTATCACAACGCCCTTTACGATCCCTTTTGAGACGGCCATCGATTCGCGGTAAACGAACGGTAGCGCGCTCTTGACGCCTTCGAACTGCTCCAGCTCAAAAGCGACGTTCTGATAATCACGTATCTCGCCGCCGTCCTTTAGCATTATTATATGAGCGTTAAAATCGAGGATCGATCGTTTATATGAGCTCTCAAAACCGGCGGCAACCGACAAAGCGATAACAAGCGTGGCCGTGGCGAAGGCGATACCAAGGGTCGTTATGAGCGCCGAGACCTTGAGCGACCTCGGCGTGTCTTTCATGAACAGATATTTCTTTAAAATATAGAACATGTTCACCTATTCGTAACGCAAAAGTTCCTGCGGCTTTAGTTTCACAGCTTCACTTGAAGGATAATAGGCCGCTATTATTGATAGCAATACCCCCGCCACTGCAACGGACGTAAGGAACGGCCACGAAATGATGACCGGCAGATGGTCCAGATAGTATGAATCGGGTAGCGGCAGGTTATGCCTTTTTATGTAAATGACCAACGTCACCCCCAAAATTAGTCCCAATGAGGTTCCTATGGTGCCTATAATGGCCCCGATCCTTATGAATATGGCGCGTATCTCGCCCGGCGGAGCCCCGATAGATGCGAGTATCGCAATGTCTTTTCGCCTTAGATAAACGTACATGAAGACGACGCTGATTATGGCGATCGTCGCAATGGCAATTATCAAGAGAAGAAGAACAGACATTGCGATGCGTTCGAGCTTTAACGCGGCGAAAAGTTTCTTGTTCCCTTCCTGCCATGTGTAAACATTAAGCTCCGGATCAGACGCACGAAGCTCGTTCGCAAAAGAAGCGGCGTTACCTATATCTTTTAGCCAAATATGGAGGGCAACTATTCCCCTGTCGCCCAGGAGCCTTCTTGCATCTTCTTTAGAAATGATCACAGTCTTGCTGTCGTTCTCAAAATAGCCGGATTTGAACATTCCCGTGACATCAAAACCTTTTCGTGAAGGAATAAGTTCCCCTGTCGGCCCCACTTTTCCAATAGGAACTATCAGGTCTATCTTATCGTTGTAATCGGGATGGACGCCTAGTTGGGCGGCGAGTTCGTTACCGATAATAACGGTGCTTAAGTTCTTAAGCCTGCCCCGAGCGAAGTCGAGGGGCGCGTTAGTGTCTGAGTTAACACCGTAGAAGAAAGAGACATCTTTCAATTTGGGAAGGTCGGCGTCATCCATGCCGCGGATCTTGACGCCCTGCGAGACCTCGCCGTTGGTCCCGACAACTTCGATTATCCCCTCACCTTCTATGATAGACGCCTTGTTCTCTATCAGGGGCGAATCGACCTTCGCATCGCCTTCAACAACCACGTGCGCGTTGAAGCCTATAAGTTTCTTCTGAAGGTCGTTTGAGAATCCGAGCATCACCGACATCACAACGACCAGCGAAAAGACGCCCAGGGTCACACCCAGCACCGCAACGGCGCTCAAGAAAGAGGCGAACATCCTCTTGCGCCCGAAGAAATATCTTCTTGCGATAAAAGAAGAGACACCCATATTATTTCGCTTCCGGTCTTAATGTTGGGAACAATATCACGTCCCTGATGGATGAGGAGTCGGTAAGTAACATCACCAGCCGGTCGATGCCAATGCCTTCTCCGGCCGTTGGCGGCATGCCGTACTCGAGCGCGTTGATATAATCCTCATCGAAGTACATAGCCTCGTCGTTCCCGCGCGATTTGAGCTGGGCCTGAGCGCGGAAGCGTCCCGCCTGATCTTCCGGGTCGTTTAGTTCGGAGAAGGCGTTGGCTATCTCACGGCCGAAGCAGAAGAGTTCGAACCTGTCGACAACGTCAGGGTTCTCTTCGTTCCTTCTGGAAAGCGGGGATATCTCCGTTGGATAGTCTGTAATGAACGTTGGCTGGATCAATTTATCTTCGACCATTATTTCGAATATTTCTTCGGTTATTGCGCCCACACCTTCGTCGAGCTTTTTAAGTTTGACCCCGTGGGTCTCGGCAAATTTCAGCGCCGCTTCTCTGTCGGTCAGGACCTCGGGCGGAACTTTGCCGATCTTCAGAACGGCATCCGTCATAGAGAACCTTGCGAACGGAGGCTCGAAGCTTATCTCTGTCCCCTGATAGGTGATGCGCTGCGATCCGCAAACGCTCTTTGCAACGCTACCGATGAGCTCTTCGGTAAGTTTAATAAGATCCTCATATGTGGCGTAGGCCATGTAGAACTCGAGCATCGTGAACTCCGGGTTGTGCTGGATGGAGATGCCTTCGTTTCTAAAGTTTCGGTTGACCTCAAATACGCGCTCCATGCCTCCCACGACGAGTCTTTTCAAATAAAGCTCCGGGGCAACGCGCAGATAAAGGTCCATATCGAGGGTGTTGTGATGGGTGACAAACGGCTTTGCCATGGCGCCGCCGGGGATGGGATGCATCATCGGCGTTTCGACCTCTAAAAAGTCGCGGGCCACAAAAAAATCGCGAATTGAGCGGATTATCTGCGACCTCTTAACGAAGGTCTCGCGCACCTTGGGATTGACTATAAGGTCGACATAACGCTGGCGGTAACGCTGCTCAATGTCGGTAAGTCCGTGCCATTTTTCTGGAAGAAGCCTTGTCGACTTGGTGACGAGCTTTAGCGTTGTTGCGTGAATGGTAAGCTCGTTCGTCCTTGTGCGAAAGATGTGTCCGGAGAACCAGCCTATATCCCCCACTTCAAAGAAGTTCTTGAACAGTTCGTAATCTTCCGGGGAAAGAGAGTTTTTTTCGACAAAAATCTGGAACGTTCCGCTCCTGTCCTGAACCTTTATAAAACCTGCCTTGCCGAACAACCGAATGGCCATGATCCTTCCGGAGACCGAACGGTCGGGTGTTTTAGAGGTCTCAAGCTCTTCTTTTGTCTTCTCTCCGTAAAGATTGTTTAGTTCCTGTGCGGTGTTACCGGGATATATTCCGTTTGGATAAGGGTTAAGGCCCTTATCGCGGAGTCCCTTCACCTTCTCTTTTCTTTGCTCAATATACTGGTCGGACATGTTCCAATCTCCTATTCTGATGGGGGGGCGACCGGCTCAGAAGCCGTTTTCCCCCAAACCCCTCGGCTCACCACTGGCAT
This region of Deltaproteobacteria bacterium CG11_big_fil_rev_8_21_14_0_20_49_13 genomic DNA includes:
- the lysS gene encoding lysine--tRNA ligase, with translation MSDQYIEQRKEKVKGLRDKGLNPYPNGIYPGNTAQELNNLYGEKTKEELETSKTPDRSVSGRIMAIRLFGKAGFIKVQDRSGTFQIFVEKNSLSPEDYELFKNFFEVGDIGWFSGHIFRTRTNELTIHATTLKLVTKSTRLLPEKWHGLTDIEQRYRQRYVDLIVNPKVRETFVKRSQIIRSIRDFFVARDFLEVETPMMHPIPGGAMAKPFVTHHNTLDMDLYLRVAPELYLKRLVVGGMERVFEVNRNFRNEGISIQHNPEFTMLEFYMAYATYEDLIKLTEELIGSVAKSVCGSQRITYQGTEISFEPPFARFSMTDAVLKIGKVPPEVLTDREAALKFAETHGVKLKKLDEGVGAITEEIFEIMVEDKLIQPTFITDYPTEISPLSRRNEENPDVVDRFELFCFGREIANAFSELNDPEDQAGRFRAQAQLKSRGNDEAMYFDEDYINALEYGMPPTAGEGIGIDRLVMLLTDSSSIRDVILFPTLRPEAK
- the bamA gene encoding outer membrane protein assembly factor BamA, giving the protein MELYMRRDIKHLILTFAFAFLFLNVTVGTAFAAGTVTAINVKGNFSVTPETILATIKTKRGMQYSRDRLQEDVKSLWALGQFRDIIIDRSDMGGGIVLTIIVVEKPIITKVDFKGNKKLKNDDLEKEVTIRNYRPLNGKDLAESITKMREAYAKKNYYLVNIDYRITPTQGNEAELTFDINEHDQAIVRKVEFIGNHAYRDKELRGKIKTKEKTSLSWMTGGGKYKEDQLEQDVMMLTFFYLQNGYIKIKVDSPKVAISKDRRYIFITFYVEEGKQYKIDDIQVEGDVLTTPEQLKSILSVEKGTVYNQRTVEEDMMKLISFYGESGYAFVNVRPDTDPNDETLTTPLIFRIEKGNRIMVERININGNTTTRDKVIRREMLVKESDIYNTRLIEESKQRLQQLGFFEEVNFATPRGSTDDKLVLNITVKEKPTGTFNVGAGFSTAENFIISASIAKENFFGYGIGGQLSAELSGKRQQFMLDYRDPYFLDTQWMLSASVYRTLYRYDDFARKSYGGSFSIGHRIFEHSSVSLGYQLESVRVDDFSYIVPAFFKEDASGVTSEAILTVARDTRDNRIFPTKGMYHMIESEVSGSKLGGDNDFYRISGNSRFYYPLFWGIVAKANAKIGYVESLNNGPVPLFERYFTGGVYSLRGFMPRSIGPKLQIPSSPSGTDSEFVYGGNKLLLFNGELEFPIYMPAGIRWVFFLDAGNAFAEQQNYSLTNIRTDWGLGLRWNSPIGPLRFEWGIPFSRQPGEDPVVFNFTIGSLF